In Citrus sinensis cultivar Valencia sweet orange chromosome 2, DVS_A1.0, whole genome shotgun sequence, a single genomic region encodes these proteins:
- the LOC102617335 gene encoding potassium transporter 11 isoform X2 produces MLVLVGTCMVIGDGILTPAISVLSASGGIKVDHPHMSNGVVVLVAVVILVGLFSLQHYGTDRVGWLFAPIVLLWFLLIGGIGMLNIWKYDSSVLKAFSPVYIYRYFRRGGRDGWTSLGGIMLSITGTEALFADLAHFPVSAIQIAFTVVVFPCLLLAYSGQAAYLMNHQDHVVDAFYRSIPDSIYWPVFIVATAAAIVASQATISATFSIIKQALALGCFPRVKVVHTSKKFLGQIYIPDINWILMILCIAVTAGFKNQSQIGNAYGTAVVIVMLATTLLMTLIMILVWRCHWILVLIFTALSLVVECTYFSAVLFKVDQGGWVPLVIAAAFLLIMYVWHYGTVKRYEFEMHSKVSMAWILGLGPSLGLVRVPGIGLVYTELASGVPHIFSHFITNLPAIHSVVVFVCVKYLPVYTVPEEERFLVKRIGPKNFHMFRCVARYGYKDLHKKDENFEKKLFDSLFLFVRLEAMMEGCSDSDEYSLYGQQTLQSTDGLLNNNGNSTSSNQDLTMSSVDSIVPVKSPLHVNSTVMSSSQMSSHTETDELEFLNSCRDAGVVHILGNTVVRASRGSKFYKKIAIDYIYAFLRKICRENSVIFNVPHESLLNVGQIFYV; encoded by the exons ATGCTTGTCCTTGTTGGCACTTGCATGGTGATTGGTGATGGTATTCTTACTCCAGCTATATCAG TTCTTTCAGCTTCTGGTGGAATCAAGGTGGACCACCCTCATATGAGTAATG GTGTGGTTGTGCTTGTCGCTGTTGTAATTTTAGTAGGTTTGTTTAGCTTGCAACACTATGGTACAGATAGGGTTGGCTGGCTCTTTGCCCCAATTGTGCTTCTTTGGTTTCTCTTAATTGGAGGTATTGGCATGCTTAACATCTGGAAATATGATAGCAGTGTTTTGAAAGCTTTTTCTCCTGTGTATATATACCGTTATTTTAGAAGGGGAGGGAGAGATGGTTGGACCTCCCTTGGAGGTATCATGCTAAGTATAACAg GGACTGAAGCACTTTTTGCCGATCTAGCTCATTTTCCAGTTTCAGCGATACAGATTGCATTCACAGTGGTTGTGTTTCCTTGCCTTCTTTTAGCCTATTCTGGACAAGCTGCCTACCTTATGAATCACCAGGATCATGTGGTTGATGCCTTCTATCGTTCTATTCCAG ACAGCATATATTGGCCAGTTTTTATTGTTGCAACTGCAGCTGCTATCGTTGCGAGTCAGGCTACCATATCTGCAACATTTTCAATAATCAAGCAGGCTCTTGCTCTTGGCTGTTTCCCAAGAGTTAAAGTTGTACATACATCGAAGAAATTCCTTGGTCAGATATATATTCCTGATATCAATTGGATCCTTATGATTCTCTGTATTGCTGTAACAGCTGGTTTCAAAAATCAGAGCCAAATTGGAAATGCTTATG GGACGGCAGTCGTCATAGTCATGTTAGCAACCACATTGCTAATGACTCTAATCATGATACTGGTGTGGCGTTGTCATTGGATTCTTGTGCTAATCTTCACTGCATTATCGTTGGTTGTGGAGTGCACATATTTTTCTGCTGTACTCTTCAAGGTTGATCAAGGTGGCTGGGTTCCCCTTGTAATTGCAGCAGCTTTTCTTTTGATCATGTATGTTTGGCATTATGGTACTGTAAAACGTTACGAGTTTGAGATGCACAGCAAAGTTTCAATGGCATGGATTCTTGGACTTGGCCCCAGCCTTGGACTGGTCCGGGTCCCCGGGATAGGACTTGTGTACACAGAGCTAGCAAGTGGAGTGCCCCACATCTTTTCTCACTTCATCACAAATCTACCTGCCATCCATTCTGTCGTCGTATTTGTTTGTGTTAAGTACCTACCTGTTTACACAGTCCCCGAAGAAGAAAGGTTCCTTGTAAAGCGGATAGGACCCAAGAATTTCCATATGTTCCGTTGCGTAGCAAGGTATGGCTATAAGGACCTCCATAAGAAAGATgagaattttgagaaaaagCTGTTTGATAGTCTCTTCTTGTTTGTCCGGCTTGAAGCCATGATGGAGGGTTGTTCTGATTCAGATGAATATAGTTTGTATGGCCAGCAAACTCTACAGTCAACAGATGGCCTGCTAAATAATAATGGAAACTCAACTTCCTCAAATCAAGACCTAACAATGTCATCCGTCGACTCGATTGTGCCTGTGAAATCGCCGTTGCATGTAAATAGTACAGTCATGTCATCCAGTCAAATGAGCAGCCATACTGAGACTGATGAGTTAGAATTTTTGAATAGTTGTAGAGATGCTGGTGTGGTGCACATATTGGGGAATACTGTGGTTAGAGCAAGTAGGGGTTCAAAGTTCTACAAAAAGATAGCTattgattatatatatgcatttCTTAGGAAGATTTGCAGAGAGAATAGTGTAATCTTCAATGTTCCTCATGAGAGTCTCCTGAATGTTGGACAGATATTTTatgtgtaa
- the LOC102617335 gene encoding potassium transporter 11 isoform X1, with amino-acid sequence MAARVEIDEDNETNKGSMWVLDQKLDQPMDEEAGRLRNMYREKKFSSLLLLRFAFQSLGVVYGDLGTSPLYVFYNTFPHGIDDPEDIIGALSLIIYSLTLIPLLKYVFIVCRANDSGQGGTFALYSLLCRHAKVITIPNQHRTDEELTTYSRSTFHEKSFAAKTKRWLEHQTFRKNALLMLVLVGTCMVIGDGILTPAISVLSASGGIKVDHPHMSNGVVVLVAVVILVGLFSLQHYGTDRVGWLFAPIVLLWFLLIGGIGMLNIWKYDSSVLKAFSPVYIYRYFRRGGRDGWTSLGGIMLSITGTEALFADLAHFPVSAIQIAFTVVVFPCLLLAYSGQAAYLMNHQDHVVDAFYRSIPDSIYWPVFIVATAAAIVASQATISATFSIIKQALALGCFPRVKVVHTSKKFLGQIYIPDINWILMILCIAVTAGFKNQSQIGNAYGTAVVIVMLATTLLMTLIMILVWRCHWILVLIFTALSLVVECTYFSAVLFKVDQGGWVPLVIAAAFLLIMYVWHYGTVKRYEFEMHSKVSMAWILGLGPSLGLVRVPGIGLVYTELASGVPHIFSHFITNLPAIHSVVVFVCVKYLPVYTVPEEERFLVKRIGPKNFHMFRCVARYGYKDLHKKDENFEKKLFDSLFLFVRLEAMMEGCSDSDEYSLYGQQTLQSTDGLLNNNGNSTSSNQDLTMSSVDSIVPVKSPLHVNSTVMSSSQMSSHTETDELEFLNSCRDAGVVHILGNTVVRASRGSKFYKKIAIDYIYAFLRKICRENSVIFNVPHESLLNVGQIFYV; translated from the exons ATGGCTGCTAGAGTGGAGATTGATGAAGACAATGAGACTAACAAGGGCAGTATGTGGGTCTTGGATCAGAAGCTTGATCAGCCCATGGATGAAGAAGCTGGCAGGCTTAGAAATATGTACAGAGAAAAG AAGTTCTCCTCTCTGTTACTTCTGCGGTTTGCTTTCCAGAGTCTTGGAGTTGTGTATGGAGACTTGGGAACTTCCCCCTTGTATGTCTTCTACAATACATTTCCTCATGGAATCGACGATCCAGAGGATATAATTGGAGCTCTTTCACTGATCATATACTCTCTTACTCTTATCCCGCTCCTCAAGTATGTTTTTATTGTGTGCAGAGCGAATGACAGTGGTCAAG GAGGAACATTTGCTCTGTATTCATTGCTTTGTCGACATGCAAAAGTGATAACTATTCCTAACCAACATCGCACTGACGAGGAGCTTACGACATACAGCCGTTCTACCTTTCATGAAAAATCATTCGCTGCAAAGACTAAGAGATGGTTGGAGCACCAGACATTCAGGAAAAATGCTCTTCTTATGCTTGTCCTTGTTGGCACTTGCATGGTGATTGGTGATGGTATTCTTACTCCAGCTATATCAG TTCTTTCAGCTTCTGGTGGAATCAAGGTGGACCACCCTCATATGAGTAATG GTGTGGTTGTGCTTGTCGCTGTTGTAATTTTAGTAGGTTTGTTTAGCTTGCAACACTATGGTACAGATAGGGTTGGCTGGCTCTTTGCCCCAATTGTGCTTCTTTGGTTTCTCTTAATTGGAGGTATTGGCATGCTTAACATCTGGAAATATGATAGCAGTGTTTTGAAAGCTTTTTCTCCTGTGTATATATACCGTTATTTTAGAAGGGGAGGGAGAGATGGTTGGACCTCCCTTGGAGGTATCATGCTAAGTATAACAg GGACTGAAGCACTTTTTGCCGATCTAGCTCATTTTCCAGTTTCAGCGATACAGATTGCATTCACAGTGGTTGTGTTTCCTTGCCTTCTTTTAGCCTATTCTGGACAAGCTGCCTACCTTATGAATCACCAGGATCATGTGGTTGATGCCTTCTATCGTTCTATTCCAG ACAGCATATATTGGCCAGTTTTTATTGTTGCAACTGCAGCTGCTATCGTTGCGAGTCAGGCTACCATATCTGCAACATTTTCAATAATCAAGCAGGCTCTTGCTCTTGGCTGTTTCCCAAGAGTTAAAGTTGTACATACATCGAAGAAATTCCTTGGTCAGATATATATTCCTGATATCAATTGGATCCTTATGATTCTCTGTATTGCTGTAACAGCTGGTTTCAAAAATCAGAGCCAAATTGGAAATGCTTATG GGACGGCAGTCGTCATAGTCATGTTAGCAACCACATTGCTAATGACTCTAATCATGATACTGGTGTGGCGTTGTCATTGGATTCTTGTGCTAATCTTCACTGCATTATCGTTGGTTGTGGAGTGCACATATTTTTCTGCTGTACTCTTCAAGGTTGATCAAGGTGGCTGGGTTCCCCTTGTAATTGCAGCAGCTTTTCTTTTGATCATGTATGTTTGGCATTATGGTACTGTAAAACGTTACGAGTTTGAGATGCACAGCAAAGTTTCAATGGCATGGATTCTTGGACTTGGCCCCAGCCTTGGACTGGTCCGGGTCCCCGGGATAGGACTTGTGTACACAGAGCTAGCAAGTGGAGTGCCCCACATCTTTTCTCACTTCATCACAAATCTACCTGCCATCCATTCTGTCGTCGTATTTGTTTGTGTTAAGTACCTACCTGTTTACACAGTCCCCGAAGAAGAAAGGTTCCTTGTAAAGCGGATAGGACCCAAGAATTTCCATATGTTCCGTTGCGTAGCAAGGTATGGCTATAAGGACCTCCATAAGAAAGATgagaattttgagaaaaagCTGTTTGATAGTCTCTTCTTGTTTGTCCGGCTTGAAGCCATGATGGAGGGTTGTTCTGATTCAGATGAATATAGTTTGTATGGCCAGCAAACTCTACAGTCAACAGATGGCCTGCTAAATAATAATGGAAACTCAACTTCCTCAAATCAAGACCTAACAATGTCATCCGTCGACTCGATTGTGCCTGTGAAATCGCCGTTGCATGTAAATAGTACAGTCATGTCATCCAGTCAAATGAGCAGCCATACTGAGACTGATGAGTTAGAATTTTTGAATAGTTGTAGAGATGCTGGTGTGGTGCACATATTGGGGAATACTGTGGTTAGAGCAAGTAGGGGTTCAAAGTTCTACAAAAAGATAGCTattgattatatatatgcatttCTTAGGAAGATTTGCAGAGAGAATAGTGTAATCTTCAATGTTCCTCATGAGAGTCTCCTGAATGTTGGACAGATATTTTatgtgtaa